The genomic region TGCAAACAATCGCTGGTCAAGTCCTTTGAGATCTCGAAAAGGTAAGCACGACGAGTTTCGTCTGAGCTTTTTAAGCAATCTTGCCTTTGTTGCGTCATTATAATGAAAAGCCCGTTTCAATGACTGAAATACTTGTATATTGGATAGGAAAGTGTCTTAGAAATCACAGGGAGGGAATTTAGTGCGTCCAAAAGCTTATGTGCTAAGATTGATATTTGTATGTGTGTGCGGGCTATTGCCTCAATCATCATTCGCTGTCGATCCGGTTATTGGAGCTGAATGGTCAGGGGACCCGAGGTGGCTTTGGGGAAGAAGTTGGTCCGTAGATCCGTCGACAGGCGCTGGCGAGACTTTTTTTGGAAGTATCGGTAAAGGAAAGAGTTTTTTCGGAAGCTCGATTTCTGGCGCTCAATATAAACGAGTTGAGATTCGTTTCAATACTGATAGCACATTCTGTCAAACTTTCAATCGATCAGCAGGATACGCGTCGAATGGAGTTGGAATATTTCCCGGCTCGGCTTGGGACATATCTGATACGCTGAATCCGCGAAGATTAAACATTTGCTTTGTCGAAGATCCCGCCTTCGCTGTGCCAAATCAGATTTGGGATCCCAATACAACCTCATATGGCAAACGCGAATTTATTTTTATCATGGCCAGCAATTATGACGGCACAGGATTGACGTATGCCGGCAGAAATATCTACATAGAAGCGAATAGTCTCGATGTTATGTACGCCTGGTGGCCGCGTCTGCAATATCCTTATACGATGTCGCAGACTCTCCCCGGCACACTCAAAGTATTTGGATATGAACTTCTTGTAGTTCCCGAACAAAATCCCAATGCAATCATGCTGACTTGGCAGAAAATAGATCCAGCATTTTCGGTTTCGCGCTATCGTATCTATGCGGGAGTGACCTCGCCGCCACCCTTGTTCGACAGCGTCAATGGAAATATAATGTCATTTGCTCATTCCGGATTGACCATTGGACAGTTGTTCTTTTATCAAATTGAAGCGGTCAATTCCAGTGGCGATCCTATCGGATCCAGTCCAATAATTCGGGCGCGCGCGGAACTCGGGCTCAATCTTGTAGGCAGGTGGAATGGCCGGCCAAGTTACACTGATATTTGGGGGTACACTGAATCGTCGAGCGGGAAAGAATATGCTATCATCGGCTCGGGCGGTGGGGTGAGCATTGTCGATATTAACGGGGCTGTGCCGTTTGAAACCGGATTTATGCCGAGCGTGTACTCGGGCGGGGTGAAGGTATATAAGAATTATGTGGTCACCGGACAGGACGGCGGCCCGGCGCAGATTTATAATATAAGCAATGTAAACAGCCCTGTTTTGGTAAGCAGTATCCCTCGCGCCGCCCATACAGTCAATGTCTACAAAGACTATCTTTTTCTGCAGGGAGCGTCAAACAGCGCTCTGTATATATACGACATATCCAATCCCGCCTCGCCGCAATTTGTCAGCCATTACGTCTCGTTTTATTTTCATGATACGGACATTCGCAATGATACGCTCGCCGGTGCGGGGATCAATGGCCAGGGAGTCGAGTTTGTCGACATCACAGACATTTATAATCCCGTCCGGATCGGAGGATTTAATTATCCCTTATCGGGAGCCCACAATGTGGAGTTTTCAGCCGACGGGAAATACCTCTATGTCGGTGATGAAACAGGAATCGATCCATGGACTCGGATATTCGACATTTCTGATATAAACAATGTGGTGAAACTCTCTGATATTATTGTCGATTCGCAGGCGACAGTGCACAATAGTTATCTTAAAGACAGCCTGCTCTACATTGCACACTATACCGAAGGCGTCCGGGTATGGAATGTCAAAGATCCCGTGAATCCGCTAGAAATTGCTTCGTATGATACGTATCCTCAGGCGGGGTATGGCTATAATGGTTGTTGGACAGTTTACCCGTTTTTTGCTTCGGGGAAGATTGTGGCCTCGGATAGGTCTACCGGACTGTATGTGTTGAGACTTGGAGATGCACCATTAGATGTTGACGATGGCGACAACGCTCTCCCCCGTTCGTTTAGTTTGGAGCAGAATTATCCCAATCCGTTTAATCCAACAACCACGATTCAATTTTCGCTGCAGAATCGGTCACACGTGACTTTAGTCGTATATAACACACTTGGTCAGGAAGTGACTACGCTTGTCAATGAAACAAGGTCAGCCGGCATGCATACGGTAGTGTGGAACGGAAAGAATTCAGGCGGGCAGACAGTGTCGAGCGGGATATATTTTTACCAACTCAGGACCGATGCCGGCTTTGAATCGAAGAAGATGATTTTGTTGAAGTAATACGATTGGTTTGCACTCACGCGGGTGTTCTTCGGTTGTGATGTGATTGCTTTTTGGGCGCGGTGTGGTATCTTGGGGATGTTGAACAGGAATCGCGCCCATAGCTCAATTGGATAGAGCATTTGACTTCGGATCAAAGGGTTGGGGGTTCAAATCCTCCTGGGCGCAGATGATTTTGTAATAAAGGTTTTGTTTGCTGACATAAGCCAAAATTGATTGAAACAAGATGAGCGCTAAACACCCACTTGCTGAAGTATGATGAAGAATAAAAGAATTTCATGAAACTCAAGAAATTTAGAATTAAAAATTTTAAGTCAATCACGGATAGTGGCGATTGTTACCTAACGGATACAATCACTATTCTTGCTGGAAAAAATGAATCGGGGAAAACATCTATTCTTGAAGCGTTAGAGGATTTTGATACAGATATAAAAATTAGAGAAACTGCTAAACCGATTAAATCGCCAAACGAGATACCTGAAATTTCCATAACTTTCACTGTTGAGAAAGATACTATCAAGGAAATTCTTACTGAAATAGGTAGCACTCAAAAAGCAGTTGCGGATGTTGAGCTTGAGATTATTAAAACTTTTCCAGATGTCTATACCTTTGGTGAAGCTACCAAGGGGAACGACCTTTTCGGAATAAAGGAAATTGAGAAAATTAAAAAAACAATCAAAGATAAATGGAGCAAGGTAAAAGCATTACACACTAAATATCCACAGTTAGCAGGTACTTTTTTTGATTTTGAATTTTCTGATTTGGCAAATAACAAAACTCTCCTCATAGCTTTCAAGGGTGCTACTGCACCGAACATTCCACAAATTGACGAAAAGGATCGTGAGGATTTCCAAAAACTTTTAGCAGAAGTTGAAACAGAGATTCAAAATCTTGAAAACCTTGTTGCTACGGAAGATAAGTTTTTCAAAGCACTAAAACAATGGATTCCGAATTTTGTTTTCTTTAACTCGTTTGAAGATGTTTTCCCAAACAAAATACCCTTTGCGGAGCTTGAAACAAATGAGTGGATTACGGATTTGTCAGTGATAAGCGATTTGGATGTTCCTACTATTAAAACCGCCACCGCTCGCAATAAGCAAAAACACAAAACTGATATAAATATCACTCTCAACGATGATTATAAAAAGTTTTGGACACAAGATGTTTCAAGTTTGAGTGTTGACTGGGATTCTCAAGACCTTCAATTTTGGATTCAAGAGGACGGCTATCCATATGAACCAAGTTTGCGAAGTAAGGGCAGACAATGGCACCTCGCTTTTTATATAAAAGTGTCCGCACGAGTAAATGAGGATGTTCCAAACATTATTTTGATTGACGAACCCGGATTATTCCTCCACGCAAAAGCTCAAAAAGATATTTTAAGTAAACTTGAAGCTTCAGCAAAAAAAGTCCAGTTGATATTTTCAACACACTCACCATATCTTTTAGAAGCCGACAAACTTAATCAAATTAGATTGATTCATCGTACAAAAAAGGCAGGAACAAAAATAGAAAACAAAGTTCACGCTTTGGCGAATAAGGAAACCTTAACCCCTATTATGACCGCGATAGGATTAGAATTAAACGCAGGAATTACAGCGTTAGACAAAGTTAATAATGTTGTGGTTGAAGGAGCGTCTGATCTTTACTATCTAAATGCGTTTAAGAAAATCCTTAATAAGGACAGGGTGAACTTTATTTTCGGTGGCGGAGCTGGAAATATGCCTGTTGTTGGGACTATATTGCATGGTTGGGGTGGAAAGGTTATTTATCTTTACGACAACGACCAAGGGAAAAAGGACGGAGAGAAAAATCTGAAAGATAATTGGTTAGTTCCGAAAGATTTGGTTCTCGCTGTTTTGAATACCGCAGGAAGTATTGAGGATATTTTCTCGCCGCCTAATTTTCAAGAATTTGTGTTGGAAGATACGAGCAAAACTTATACTGAATCTAACTCGGAGTATGTTAAAAAAAGTAAATTAGGTAAAGTTTTGCTCGCCAAGAAATTTTTGGAAACTTGCCAAAATGGAACATCAATCAATTTGGATACAAAGTCAAAAGATAATCTGACCAAATTGTTTTTGAACATAGAAGGCAAGTTTAAATCCTAACCCCGTCCCCAATTCGCCAAAAGAAAACAGCGGAGCAAGCGGAGGACGCAAGGTATTCTTCTCAATAAAAGTTCGAGCAAAGTGTATAATTACAACAGATGATTTTGTCTCCCAGACCCGATACACTTCAATAGCAAAATAACGACTGAGCGGCTGCTCCTCTATCTCCCTTCGGTTTTCAGAATCTCCAACACGGTCGCGAAATCCTCCGGCAGTGGCGCTTCAAACACAAGCGGCTTCTTTGTAACCGGATGGTCGAACTCAAGTCGTCCGGCATGCAAGGCCTGATGGCTGATCACTCCCAACAACTTTTTGGCATGCGGGCGTTCAGGCGCAAATATCCCCCGGTGCCATTTTTCCCGCCCCCCATACTCAAAATCTCCAAGCACCGGATGATTCAGATGCGATAAGTGCACACGAATCTGGTGGGTTCTTCCCGTCTCAAGACGGACTTCGAGATAATCATACAGCCGAAACCTATCGAGCACTTTATAATGGGTCACTGACTCGCGCCCGCTGGTCTTGGTGACAATCATGAGCGTGCGGTCTTTATGCGAGCGGGCGATAGGCAGATCGATTGTGCCCTCGTCGTCGGGAAAATGTCCGCAGGTCACAGCGGAATAAATTCGTTTGACATCGCGCCGGGCGATGGCCTGCTGGAGATTCTGGGCAATCTGTTCGTTTTTGGCCACCAAAAGCAGTCCCGAAGTATCCTTGTCGAGACGGTGGACTATCCCGGGGCGGGCGTCCTCAGCGCTTATGATGACACCGCGCGGCAAGGATTCGATATGGTAAAGCAGGGCGTTCACGAGTGTGCCTGTGAAATTACCGGCGCCGGGATGGGTTACCATACCCGATGGTTTATTTACAACAACGATATGCTCGTCTTCGTAGATTATTGAAAGCGGGATATTTTCAGCTATGAGAGTCGACACTGGTTCCGGCGGGCGCACATACGTTATCTCTTCGCCGCCAAACAATTGCTGTTTGCCGATTGCCGGTTTGCCATTGACGAGAAGATTGCCGTCGTTGATGAGAGACATTGCTTTGGTGCGTGAAAGCTCAAGATCTTCGCGCTGGCCGAGATATTTGTCGAGACGGATTGGCGCCTCGAGCGGCTCAACGACTATTTTCTTCCATTCGCCATTTTCGGCTGTGGGCTCGGTCATGAAATTTATGTGCGCCTCGGCGCGACGCGCACTAACTGCACCATTTCGGCTGCAGCCCGCTCGAAACCAACCAGCAAAGCTCGCGAAGTCACAGCCGATCCAACAAGAAATTCATCGATCATTCCTGTCTCCACAAGCGGCGATATATTCTTGTATGAAAGCCCTCGCCCGGCAAGAACTGTGAGGCGGGATTTGACCGCGAATTGCGCGGTATTGTCAATCTTATCCAACTCTTCCTGCGCTTCGGTAACTGTGCGGGCATCCGAATAGCGGCTGCAGTCCAGAAAAACGGCATCAGCCTGAACTTTCAGTGACGCCTTTATTGAATCAGCATTGGGATCGATGAGCAGGCCGACAACAATACCATGCCCTCGTAGCTGGGTAATCGCTGCCTGATAATCGATCTTTGTCTGCTGGAGATTGATAGGCTGTACGACGGAATCTTCGGCAGAAGGCTCTTCGTTGAAAATCACCATCCAGGGCTTGACTTCGATAATGCGGATCATCATCTCATCTTGAACTGACATTTCAACAGTCAGCTTGGTTCTAACCATCTCGCGCAAAATATAGAGGTCGCGGTCGCGAATGTATCTGCGGTCGGGACGAAACTGAACAGCTATGCCATCGGCTCCGGCAAGCTCCGCCAGCACCGCGGCATGGGACGGATCCGGTTCTTTGAGTTTGCGGCTGTCGCGGAAGGCGCCAATGCCGTCCAGATTAATTGAGAGAAATGCCATGAATATATCCTATCCTCGTTACATGCATACAAATTGATTGAGCGTCCATGTCAGTCGCGGGCAAGTAACTTATGGTCTATCAGATAGTTAGTCAACGCCAAAAATTGCTCGATTGATATTTGTTCGGCCCTGATTTTTTTTGTGAGGCCAACGGCGGCTATGGTCTGCTGAGAAAGTTCTGCATTGGGAAGAATTGTTCCCGAGAGGTTGTTCGACAGGAGTTTCCTCCGTTGATGGAAAGATGCCCTGACGACTCTTTCAAATCCCTTCGGAACATCGATCGGCGTCTTGCGTGGAGATAACCGGATTACTGCCGATGTCACTTTCGGAGCGGGAGAAAAGCTGGATGGTGGTACGGAGAAAAGATAAGTAACTTCGAAGTAGAGTTGTGTCATAATTGAAAGCGGCGACCAATCTTTAGAGCCGGGCGAAGCCGCGATACGCCGCGCAAGTTCATCTTGTACCATGAGGACAACATTTACAATTTGATGTCTGTATCGAAACAACCAATCAATAACCGGCGATGTGATATTATAGGGAATGTTGCCCACGACCGTAAAACGAGAGTGCGCTGCTATATCAGGTTGGAAAGTGAGAAAGTCATGGTTTATGATATGAACGCGGGGATAAACGGATAAAAGCTCGGATACATAGCTTATAATATCCCGGTCAAATTCGACGCCGATGATAGTCGCGCCGGACTTAGCAAGAGGAAGTGTCAGTGCGCCTCGACCAGGACCTATTTCTATGATAGTCTGTTCAGGTGAGGGTTTGATGGCCTGAACGATTTTGTCAATTACATCAGATGCGACGAGAAAATTCTGGCCAAAGCGTTTCTTGGCATGGTACGGATTCCCCATTTCAAATTATCCCTCAAAAGTCTCAGAAAGTCGATAGAGCCGTTTTGCGTTGGCATCTGTCACACGCTCGACCTCTTGTTCACTCCGGTTCTGAAGTTCGGCAAGTTTAGCGCAGACATAGCGGACATACGATGGTTTGTTTGTCTTGCCGCGAAACGGAACTGGAGTCAGATATGGGGCATCGGTTTCGAGGATAATCTTTTCAAGCGGGACCTCGGCGGCCATTGCCGCCATCGAGGACTTGTTGTATGTGATAACGCCTCCTACCGAGATGACAAAACCGAGATCAGAGACACGAAAGGCATCATCTGCAGTTCCGGGAAAACAATGAAAGACTCCTCCAACGAGGTCTTTGGCATATCCCTTGACTATCGCATACGTGTCATCAAATGATTCGCGGGTGTGAATGACAATCGGCAATTTTCTATCTATCGCAAGTTGAATCTGTCTTTCGAAAGCTGTCCTTTGAATTGGACGCGGCGACAAATCGCGGTAGTAATCAAGGCCTATTTCGCCGATTGCTACAACTTTTTTGCGAAACGATAGCTCTCTCAGCTTTTGAAGGGACGCATCATCGAGTGTGGCGGCATCATGGGGATGAATGCCGACCGTGGCATAGACCATATCGTGGCTCTCGGACAGTTCGACTCCTCGAATGGACGATGCCAAATCCGCTCCGATATTTACAATCGTGTGTATGCCGGCATCGCGGGCCTCGGTGAGAACCTCATCCCGATTTGAATCGAAATCTTTGAAATCAAGATGGCAATGGGTATCGATCATCAGCCGACTTTTGCGCCGGGCGGCAAATCTCCGTCCGGAGTGACGATGAATAATTTTTTGCCGGTCTTGGCCGCGAGGAGCATGCCGTTTGAGGTCACTCCGCGGATGATGGCAGGTTTGAGATTGGCGACGACAATAATCTTTTTCCCGACAATCTGCTCCGAGGTGTAATACTCGGCTATCCCGGCAACAATCTGGCGCTTATCACTGCCCAAGTCTATTTGGAGTTTGAGAAGTTTGCTTGCTCCTTCGACTGGTTCGGCAGACAGTACTTGCGCAACTTTGAGTTCTACTTTGCCAAAATCAGATATATCAAGCAAGTTGTCATCGTTCGCATTTGACTGTTCGGTTGCTTTTCCCTGCGGTTTGCTCTGAGTTGCCGGCTCGGTTTCAACTTCGAGACGCGGAAAAAGCGGCTTCGTTACAGCTATTTTTGTACCGGGCTGAAGCTCAAAGAATGTCGATGCGCTCTCTAACGTTAGCCTCTCAGCGCCCAAACCGAGACTAGCTCTAAGTTCCATCATTTTCTTCGGCATTGTCGGATAGAGCAGGATGGAAACAATACGCAGAGCTTCGGCGCAGGCATAAAGTATTCCGCCGAGTTTTTCTGTCTCGCCTGATTTAGCCAGTTTCCAAGGGGCGGTGTCGTTGAAAAATTTATTTGTGGCCCGAACAAGCTTGAGTCCTTCGGCGACTGCGGCGTGGAGACGATAGTGCTTTATATGTTCATAGGCGGAGCCGGGAGCAGCTTCGGCGGCTTGGAGCAGTTCGTCCATTCCT from Candidatus Zixiibacteriota bacterium harbors:
- a CDS encoding choice-of-anchor B family protein yields the protein MRPKAYVLRLIFVCVCGLLPQSSFAVDPVIGAEWSGDPRWLWGRSWSVDPSTGAGETFFGSIGKGKSFFGSSISGAQYKRVEIRFNTDSTFCQTFNRSAGYASNGVGIFPGSAWDISDTLNPRRLNICFVEDPAFAVPNQIWDPNTTSYGKREFIFIMASNYDGTGLTYAGRNIYIEANSLDVMYAWWPRLQYPYTMSQTLPGTLKVFGYELLVVPEQNPNAIMLTWQKIDPAFSVSRYRIYAGVTSPPPLFDSVNGNIMSFAHSGLTIGQLFFYQIEAVNSSGDPIGSSPIIRARAELGLNLVGRWNGRPSYTDIWGYTESSSGKEYAIIGSGGGVSIVDINGAVPFETGFMPSVYSGGVKVYKNYVVTGQDGGPAQIYNISNVNSPVLVSSIPRAAHTVNVYKDYLFLQGASNSALYIYDISNPASPQFVSHYVSFYFHDTDIRNDTLAGAGINGQGVEFVDITDIYNPVRIGGFNYPLSGAHNVEFSADGKYLYVGDETGIDPWTRIFDISDINNVVKLSDIIVDSQATVHNSYLKDSLLYIAHYTEGVRVWNVKDPVNPLEIASYDTYPQAGYGYNGCWTVYPFFASGKIVASDRSTGLYVLRLGDAPLDVDDGDNALPRSFSLEQNYPNPFNPTTTIQFSLQNRSHVTLVVYNTLGQEVTTLVNETRSAGMHTVVWNGKNSGGQTVSSGIYFYQLRTDAGFESKKMILLK
- a CDS encoding pyridoxine 5'-phosphate synthase, whose translation is MAFLSINLDGIGAFRDSRKLKEPDPSHAAVLAELAGADGIAVQFRPDRRYIRDRDLYILREMVRTKLTVEMSVQDEMMIRIIEVKPWMVIFNEEPSAEDSVVQPINLQQTKIDYQAAITQLRGHGIVVGLLIDPNADSIKASLKVQADAVFLDCSRYSDARTVTEAQEELDKIDNTAQFAVKSRLTVLAGRGLSYKNISPLVETGMIDEFLVGSAVTSRALLVGFERAAAEMVQLVRVAPRRT
- a CDS encoding TatD family hydrolase — translated: MIDTHCHLDFKDFDSNRDEVLTEARDAGIHTIVNIGADLASSIRGVELSESHDMVYATVGIHPHDAATLDDASLQKLRELSFRKKVVAIGEIGLDYYRDLSPRPIQRTAFERQIQLAIDRKLPIVIHTRESFDDTYAIVKGYAKDLVGGVFHCFPGTADDAFRVSDLGFVISVGGVITYNKSSMAAMAAEVPLEKIILETDAPYLTPVPFRGKTNKPSYVRYVCAKLAELQNRSEQEVERVTDANAKRLYRLSETFEG
- a CDS encoding RluA family pseudouridine synthase produces the protein MTEPTAENGEWKKIVVEPLEAPIRLDKYLGQREDLELSRTKAMSLINDGNLLVNGKPAIGKQQLFGGEEITYVRPPEPVSTLIAENIPLSIIYEDEHIVVVNKPSGMVTHPGAGNFTGTLVNALLYHIESLPRGVIISAEDARPGIVHRLDKDTSGLLLVAKNEQIAQNLQQAIARRDVKRIYSAVTCGHFPDDEGTIDLPIARSHKDRTLMIVTKTSGRESVTHYKVLDRFRLYDYLEVRLETGRTHQIRVHLSHLNHPVLGDFEYGGREKWHRGIFAPERPHAKKLLGVISHQALHAGRLEFDHPVTKKPLVFEAPLPEDFATVLEILKTEGR
- a CDS encoding AAA family ATPase; the encoded protein is MKLKKFRIKNFKSITDSGDCYLTDTITILAGKNESGKTSILEALEDFDTDIKIRETAKPIKSPNEIPEISITFTVEKDTIKEILTEIGSTQKAVADVELEIIKTFPDVYTFGEATKGNDLFGIKEIEKIKKTIKDKWSKVKALHTKYPQLAGTFFDFEFSDLANNKTLLIAFKGATAPNIPQIDEKDREDFQKLLAEVETEIQNLENLVATEDKFFKALKQWIPNFVFFNSFEDVFPNKIPFAELETNEWITDLSVISDLDVPTIKTATARNKQKHKTDINITLNDDYKKFWTQDVSSLSVDWDSQDLQFWIQEDGYPYEPSLRSKGRQWHLAFYIKVSARVNEDVPNIILIDEPGLFLHAKAQKDILSKLEASAKKVQLIFSTHSPYLLEADKLNQIRLIHRTKKAGTKIENKVHALANKETLTPIMTAIGLELNAGITALDKVNNVVVEGASDLYYLNAFKKILNKDRVNFIFGGGAGNMPVVGTILHGWGGKVIYLYDNDQGKKDGEKNLKDNWLVPKDLVLAVLNTAGSIEDIFSPPNFQEFVLEDTSKTYTESNSEYVKKSKLGKVLLAKKFLETCQNGTSINLDTKSKDNLTKLFLNIEGKFKS
- the rsmA gene encoding 16S rRNA (adenine(1518)-N(6)/adenine(1519)-N(6))-dimethyltransferase RsmA, which codes for MGNPYHAKKRFGQNFLVASDVIDKIVQAIKPSPEQTIIEIGPGRGALTLPLAKSGATIIGVEFDRDIISYVSELLSVYPRVHIINHDFLTFQPDIAAHSRFTVVGNIPYNITSPVIDWLFRYRHQIVNVVLMVQDELARRIAASPGSKDWSPLSIMTQLYFEVTYLFSVPPSSFSPAPKVTSAVIRLSPRKTPIDVPKGFERVVRASFHQRRKLLSNNLSGTILPNAELSQQTIAAVGLTKKIRAEQISIEQFLALTNYLIDHKLLARD